In a single window of the Terriglobus roseus genome:
- a CDS encoding xanthine dehydrogenase family protein molybdopterin-binding subunit → MATKLVGTDLNRVEGHGKVSGTALYTADYHLADLLHAVLVQSEIPSGRVTAASLETATQRTLAAPGVSFVLTPLNCPALQVLPRELTFDLPLERRPPLSDLTVQHVGQHLALVVADSFENATFAAAQFDVDYETSPALLSAKAVLEAPVAPDEHDGAVRHGSYLPDHFVKLVEEKLQDARGPAEASSAPVHVHSRYTTPINAHYPIELSACIAHWDGDSLTVHDSTRWIIGERAALAAYLKMPEEKIRVLSPLVGGAFGSKSFLWMHVVLTALASREVSRPVKLVLTRDQMFSSTGHRPRTAQTLDIHADTEGRIASTEHHTLTETSTVAHFCEPAGLSTRFLYQSPRLVVSHRTARINGPTPCFMRGPGEAPGLFALEVAMDELAYAANLDPIELRVRNHAPMDQASGKPWSTKHLLECYTQGAAQFGWERRSVEPRSMERDGVKVGWGVATATYPGRRMAAGCRVTTDSLGNVTFASATHEVGNGVRTVMTQVAADAAGLPLEQVKFLSGDSGFPGAPYSGASQTTATVGSAVHLAAQRWQMHLLQLLTAIPASPFYQHDPAALKLDNGLVSSTIDATALTVRELLQLLPGNAVTEKLSFDVQATAGDQDEFAFQSFGAQFCEVEVDEEIGRATVTRWVGVFDCGRVLNPKLARSQIMGGITFGLGMALLEQVPYDTMTAQLIGEYYLPTHADRPEFDIHFIESPDYALDPIGVRGIGEIGTCGVPAAIANAIFHATGKRLRNLPITLEQLMAPYGPAGVKP, encoded by the coding sequence ATGGCAACGAAACTAGTTGGAACCGACTTGAACCGGGTCGAGGGGCACGGGAAGGTGAGTGGGACGGCACTCTATACTGCCGACTACCATCTTGCGGATCTGCTTCACGCGGTATTGGTCCAATCGGAGATACCGAGCGGACGAGTGACGGCGGCTTCTCTGGAGACGGCGACCCAGCGCACTCTTGCCGCGCCTGGGGTGTCGTTCGTTCTTACGCCCTTGAACTGCCCCGCGCTGCAGGTGCTGCCTCGCGAACTAACGTTCGACCTGCCGCTGGAACGCAGACCACCTCTCTCTGACCTGACGGTGCAGCATGTCGGTCAACATCTGGCGCTGGTTGTGGCTGATAGTTTTGAGAACGCCACCTTCGCCGCAGCGCAATTCGATGTGGACTACGAGACCTCGCCTGCGTTGCTGTCTGCAAAGGCAGTGCTCGAGGCGCCGGTTGCGCCGGATGAACACGACGGGGCAGTACGGCACGGCAGCTATCTGCCGGATCACTTCGTGAAGCTGGTGGAGGAGAAGCTCCAGGACGCACGTGGGCCCGCCGAAGCTTCGAGCGCGCCGGTGCACGTGCATTCGCGGTACACCACGCCGATCAATGCCCACTATCCCATTGAGCTATCTGCTTGCATCGCGCATTGGGACGGGGACTCTTTGACTGTGCACGACAGCACACGCTGGATCATCGGCGAACGCGCCGCTCTTGCTGCGTACCTGAAGATGCCGGAGGAGAAGATTCGTGTTCTTTCGCCGCTTGTGGGCGGTGCCTTTGGCTCGAAGAGCTTCCTGTGGATGCATGTTGTCTTGACTGCGCTGGCCTCCCGCGAAGTCAGTCGCCCCGTCAAGTTGGTGCTTACGCGCGATCAGATGTTTTCTTCTACGGGCCATCGCCCGCGCACGGCGCAAACGCTTGACATCCACGCAGATACGGAAGGGAGGATCGCAAGCACCGAGCATCACACATTGACCGAAACCTCAACGGTCGCGCACTTCTGCGAACCGGCAGGACTCTCGACGCGCTTCCTATATCAGTCGCCGCGCCTGGTGGTGTCGCATCGCACCGCGCGCATCAATGGCCCCACGCCCTGCTTCATGCGTGGACCCGGCGAGGCACCAGGGCTTTTTGCGCTGGAGGTCGCGATGGATGAGCTTGCATACGCTGCCAACCTGGATCCGATTGAGTTACGCGTCCGCAACCACGCCCCCATGGACCAGGCCAGCGGAAAGCCGTGGTCCACCAAGCATCTGCTGGAATGCTACACACAGGGAGCTGCTCAGTTTGGTTGGGAGCGCCGATCGGTTGAGCCGCGTTCGATGGAACGTGACGGTGTCAAAGTCGGCTGGGGTGTTGCAACGGCAACCTATCCCGGTCGGCGCATGGCTGCAGGGTGCCGTGTCACCACAGATTCATTGGGCAATGTCACTTTCGCTTCTGCCACACACGAAGTGGGGAACGGCGTCCGCACTGTGATGACGCAGGTTGCGGCAGATGCGGCGGGGCTGCCCCTGGAGCAGGTTAAATTCTTGTCTGGAGACTCCGGCTTCCCCGGTGCGCCGTATAGCGGTGCATCGCAGACCACCGCGACGGTTGGCTCTGCCGTGCACCTCGCAGCGCAAAGGTGGCAGATGCATCTCCTTCAACTGTTGACGGCGATCCCGGCGTCTCCTTTCTACCAGCATGATCCAGCCGCTCTGAAGCTGGACAACGGTCTCGTGAGTTCAACAATAGACGCGACTGCACTCACTGTTCGGGAGCTCTTGCAGTTGCTGCCCGGCAATGCGGTGACGGAGAAGCTCAGCTTCGATGTGCAGGCGACTGCGGGTGACCAGGACGAGTTTGCCTTCCAGTCTTTCGGTGCACAGTTCTGCGAGGTGGAAGTGGACGAGGAGATAGGTCGCGCGACCGTCACTCGCTGGGTGGGAGTCTTCGACTGTGGGCGTGTGTTGAATCCCAAGCTTGCACGCAGCCAGATCATGGGCGGCATCACCTTCGGCCTTGGCATGGCGCTGTTGGAGCAGGTCCCATACGACACGATGACAGCACAGCTCATCGGCGAGTACTACCTGCCAACGCATGCGGACCGTCCCGAGTTCGATATTCACTTCATCGAATCGCCGGATTACGCGCTCGATCCCATCGGGGTGCGAGGCATTGGTGAGATCGGCACCTGCGGCGTGCCTGCGGCGATCGCGAACGCAATCTTCCACGCAACTGGCAAGCGCCTGCGTAACCTTCCCATCACACTGGAGCAGCTCATGGCTCCCTACGGACCGGCAGGAGTGAAGCCATGA
- a CDS encoding response regulator has product MTVDDHPVFRGGVGAMLDTQGDMQLVAEASTGREAVDLFKVHRPQITLMDLRLPDISGLHALELIRQDFPDARVIVLTTYKGDAQALGALKAGACGYLLKSMLCTHMLDTIRAVHAGQRRIPPEIASEIAEHAGYDALTLREIEVLRCVAAGNANKMIADQLSIKEETVKGHVKNVLSKLGANDRTHAVTIAIRRGFLELH; this is encoded by the coding sequence ATGACCGTGGATGATCATCCCGTCTTTCGTGGTGGCGTGGGCGCCATGCTGGATACCCAGGGTGATATGCAATTGGTGGCCGAAGCCTCTACCGGACGCGAGGCAGTAGATCTGTTCAAGGTTCACCGGCCACAGATCACCCTGATGGACCTGCGTCTGCCGGACATCAGCGGGTTACATGCCCTGGAGCTGATTCGGCAGGATTTTCCCGATGCACGCGTTATCGTGCTGACGACTTACAAAGGAGACGCCCAGGCACTTGGCGCGCTGAAGGCAGGCGCATGCGGCTACCTGCTGAAAAGCATGCTCTGCACACACATGCTCGACACCATCCGCGCAGTCCATGCCGGTCAGAGGCGCATCCCTCCAGAGATCGCATCGGAGATCGCCGAGCACGCCGGGTACGACGCACTTACGCTGCGCGAAATCGAGGTGCTGCGATGCGTTGCTGCCGGAAATGCGAACAAGATGATCGCGGATCAGCTCTCCATCAAGGAAGAGACAGTAAAAGGACACGTCAAGAATGTTCTGTCGAAGCTGGGCGCCAACGACCGGACGCATGCCGTAACGATCGCCATACGACGTGGCTTCCTGGAGCTGCACTGA
- a CDS encoding NADH:flavin oxidoreductase/NADH oxidase yields the protein MSHPSHLFAPFAMRSVVLPNRIALSPMCQYSAVDGMVNDWHLVHLGSRAVGGAGLILTEATAVSPEGRLSPGDLGLWSDDHISGLERCVNFIHQQGAAAGIQLGHAGRKSSIAPPWEQTRVVPAAEGGWEEILAPSAFAFSERHAVPRSLSVSEIGRIQDDFRTATERAYRSGFDVIELHAAHGYLFHQFLSPLSNTRGDEYGGTFDNRVRMLLETVRLIRAVWPEHLPLIVRISATDWLEYDGHAHPEGLGWMMQDSLRLVPLLRDAGVDLVDVSSGGNVAQPAIPVGAGYQTAFSAQIREQTGVATGTVGMITSPQQADHAIRTGQADLVLLARELLRNPYWPIEAARQLKVEVPWPVQYVRAADGRKPARLPWALGPR from the coding sequence ATGAGCCACCCCTCCCATCTGTTCGCACCCTTCGCCATGCGCAGCGTAGTGCTGCCTAACCGAATTGCGCTCTCGCCCATGTGCCAGTACTCTGCCGTGGACGGCATGGTGAATGACTGGCATTTGGTTCACCTTGGAAGCAGAGCAGTAGGCGGCGCGGGACTGATCCTCACGGAGGCGACTGCCGTCTCACCGGAAGGCAGGCTCTCGCCGGGTGACCTTGGACTCTGGTCTGACGATCACATCTCCGGGCTGGAACGATGTGTGAACTTCATCCACCAGCAGGGAGCCGCTGCCGGCATCCAGCTTGGTCATGCCGGCCGCAAGAGCAGTATTGCACCTCCGTGGGAACAGACGCGCGTTGTGCCCGCGGCTGAGGGCGGTTGGGAAGAGATTCTCGCTCCTTCCGCATTCGCCTTCAGTGAACGCCATGCTGTGCCGCGGAGCCTTTCGGTCAGCGAGATTGGCCGCATCCAAGATGACTTCCGCACCGCTACAGAACGAGCCTACCGGTCCGGCTTTGACGTGATTGAGTTGCACGCTGCACACGGCTATCTCTTTCACCAGTTCCTCTCTCCTCTCAGCAATACACGTGGCGACGAGTATGGTGGAACGTTCGACAACCGTGTACGGATGCTCCTTGAAACCGTTCGACTCATTCGGGCCGTATGGCCCGAGCACCTGCCGTTAATCGTCCGCATCTCCGCAACCGACTGGCTGGAATATGACGGTCACGCGCACCCCGAAGGCCTTGGCTGGATGATGCAGGACAGCCTGCGCCTGGTGCCGCTGCTGCGTGATGCGGGCGTCGATCTTGTGGATGTGAGTTCGGGTGGCAACGTAGCGCAGCCTGCAATTCCGGTGGGCGCTGGCTATCAGACGGCCTTCTCTGCGCAGATTCGCGAGCAGACAGGTGTGGCGACGGGGACCGTCGGGATGATCACCTCCCCACAACAGGCAGATCATGCCATCCGGACCGGACAGGCTGACCTGGTGCTGCTTGCACGCGAGCTACTCAGGAATCCTTATTGGCCGATCGAGGCTGCTCGACAGCTCAAAGTAGAGGTTCCCTGGCCGGTGCAGTACGTCCGCGCGGCCGATGGACGCAAGCCTGCAAGGCTCCCCTGGGCGCTAGGCCCGCGATAG
- a CDS encoding Dps family protein, whose amino-acid sequence MSSVVQRKEERMAPLKLASDIAPDAVKDISGGLNALLADTFVLYLKTKNFHWHMSGPHFRDYHLLLDDHGDQLFAMTDDIAERVRKIGGTTLRSIGHIARLQRIHDNDADYVTATDMLSELHENEKALTLSMRAVHTLCDDAADVATASLIENWIDQSQRRSWFLFEATRP is encoded by the coding sequence ATGTCGAGCGTCGTTCAACGGAAAGAAGAGAGAATGGCTCCCCTCAAACTTGCATCGGACATCGCACCAGATGCCGTGAAGGATATCAGCGGTGGACTGAATGCCCTGCTGGCAGATACCTTCGTGTTGTATCTGAAGACGAAGAACTTCCATTGGCACATGAGCGGTCCGCACTTCCGTGACTATCATCTGCTGCTGGACGACCACGGCGACCAGCTCTTCGCCATGACCGACGATATCGCTGAGCGCGTGCGAAAGATCGGCGGCACCACACTGCGGTCCATCGGACACATCGCCCGGCTCCAGCGCATTCACGACAATGATGCCGATTACGTAACGGCCACCGATATGCTGAGCGAGCTGCATGAAAACGAAAAAGCCCTCACGCTGAGCATGCGCGCCGTTCACACGTTGTGCGATGACGCAGCCGACGTTGCCACTGCGAGCCTTATCGAGAACTGGATCGATCAGTCGCAACGTCGCAGCTGGTTTCTCTTCGAGGCAACACGCCCTTAG